Proteins encoded in a region of the Treponema sp. J25 genome:
- the tig gene encoding trigger factor produces MVVSREIEKKEHSQVQLTVKVAQEEVRKEYTDVLSYYAKNIQLPGFRKGKAPQDLVERKLGEAVKADAFGKLIEKALKEVLDAEDFPATDRPLPYSQPTLREVPEFSLEKDLSFSVTYDVFPTVTVGSYKGIEVEEPVVEITDEDIKTELETLRERNAFVIDKAEGSPIAANDVVTINYAEVNEGGEVIPGTEREDFVFTVGSGMNYYKIDDEILGMKKGESKTITKSYPEDFEFPELAGKTKTITVTITALKEKKLPDLDDEFAQDVDAKYTKLEDLKKDLKQKLEKNLEQRKRELKIQQILDKLLEASTIDLPESMIRLEEESRLRSVARRLNMSVDQLIQIYQANGKNLEELLNEWRPDVERNLKKQLIVDTLIKNLSITVSDEEVEQEIAKQAQEMNISLEEIKKYYDDTNKAYLKEDLQQQKLFDLLLGEVKVKKGKKQKYLDLMGQK; encoded by the coding sequence GTGGTAGTATCCAGAGAAATTGAAAAGAAAGAACACTCCCAGGTTCAGCTTACGGTGAAGGTAGCTCAAGAAGAGGTCCGGAAAGAATATACGGATGTACTCAGTTACTACGCCAAAAACATTCAACTGCCGGGTTTCCGGAAAGGGAAGGCCCCCCAGGATCTTGTAGAACGAAAGCTCGGAGAAGCGGTAAAGGCAGATGCCTTCGGTAAACTTATCGAAAAGGCCCTTAAAGAAGTCCTGGATGCGGAGGATTTTCCCGCCACCGATCGTCCCCTCCCCTATTCCCAACCGACCCTGCGGGAAGTTCCCGAGTTTTCTCTGGAAAAGGACCTTTCCTTTTCTGTCACCTATGACGTGTTCCCCACCGTCACGGTGGGTTCCTACAAGGGGATCGAAGTCGAAGAACCGGTCGTCGAAATTACCGATGAAGACATTAAAACAGAACTCGAAACCCTACGGGAACGGAACGCCTTTGTCATCGATAAGGCAGAAGGATCTCCCATCGCTGCCAATGATGTGGTTACTATCAATTATGCAGAAGTAAACGAAGGGGGAGAAGTAATTCCGGGGACAGAACGGGAGGATTTTGTCTTTACCGTTGGGTCCGGTATGAACTACTATAAAATTGACGATGAAATCCTGGGGATGAAAAAAGGAGAAAGCAAGACAATCACCAAATCATACCCTGAGGATTTTGAGTTTCCCGAGCTTGCAGGAAAAACCAAGACTATTACAGTCACCATAACAGCGCTGAAAGAGAAAAAATTACCCGACCTGGACGATGAATTTGCTCAAGATGTGGATGCAAAATACACAAAACTAGAGGATCTTAAAAAAGACCTGAAACAAAAGCTGGAAAAAAACCTGGAACAGCGGAAACGGGAGCTTAAGATCCAGCAGATCCTGGACAAACTCCTGGAAGCAAGCACCATCGATCTTCCGGAATCCATGATTCGACTCGAAGAAGAAAGCCGCCTGCGCTCGGTAGCCCGGCGTCTGAACATGTCGGTGGATCAGCTCATTCAAATTTACCAAGCGAACGGGAAAAATCTCGAAGAACTCTTAAATGAATGGCGGCCTGATGTAGAACGGAATCTCAAGAAGCAACTGATCGTCGATACCCTTATAAAGAATTTGAGTATTACCGTGAGCGATGAAGAGGTAGAACAGGAAATTGCGAAACAGGCCCAGGAAATGAACATAAGCCTTGAGGAAATAAAAAAATATTACGATGATACTAATAAGGCGTATTTAAAAGAAGATCTCCAGCAGCAGAAATTGTTCGATCTTCTCCTGGGCGAGGTAAAAGTAAAAAAAGGAAAAAAGCAAAAGTACCTGGACCTTATGGGGCAGAAGTAG